GCTGCATCTATCGCAAGTATGGTATTGACTACTGAATGTGTGGTCAGTGACAAAAAAGAAGATCATCCATCAATGCCTCCAATGGGTGGCGGTGGAATGCCGGGCATGATGTAATTCAGGCTTCCAATAAAGCAACTATATTTAAGCCCTGTGTGTTTTCATGCAGGGCTTTTTTAATTACAATTATTTTTACTAATTTTTTATTTCACCGATTATCCGAAAATGATGGAGATAATTTATAAAGTTGCCAATTCAAATACTGAACTTCAGGAAATACTTGTACTTCAAAAGGAAAATCTGAGAAAAACTAAGAGTGCTGAAGAAGAAGCTAAAGAAGGATTTGTGACGGTTTGCCACGATTTGGAATTACTACAGGAAATGAATGAAAAGGCAGGTCATGTCATTGGTTTACATCAGGGCAGGGTAGTAGCTTATGCACTTACAATGACTAAAGATTTTAAAAATAAAATTCCGGTTCTTGTTCCTATGTTTGAAATGATAGATAATCTCGTTTTTCAGAATCAAAGGATCGGAGATTACACTTATCTTGTAATGGGCCAAGTATGTATTGAAAAAAACTTCAGAGGAAAGGGTATATTTAATGAACTGTACCAAACCTATTTTAAACATTACAAAGGTAATTATGATTTTATAATCACAGAAATCGCTGCCAGAAATACCAGATCCCTTAAAGCACACCTAAATATCGGGTTTCAGATCATTCACGAATATCATGAGACCGGAATGGAAGACTGGGTGGTAGTCGGATATTGAAAATTAAAGTAGGCTGAAATTTCGAATCTTTCCATTATTTCAAATAAATACTAAACAGTTTAATCAAATAAAATCGATTGCAATTTTAGCAATATTTACACAATGCCAATCTTGCCATAACCCCGGGATTATTGTCATTTAAATTGTAACTAACACCTTAAAAGAGAGCGATTTGTCAGAATTTTGTTTCCATCAGGTATGGCAACATAGCTCTCCAGGTAGGCCAGTCATGTTTGATGTCATAACCCCAAATATCCAGATCATGTGGAATGCCCTTATGACTCAATACACCTGAAAGATATCTTGACCCTGAAGGATCTTCGTAATCCCCTGAGCCTGTGAGAATATGTATGTGACCTGAACTACGGATCATGTTCAGATGCCACTCATCCTGCAAATCATTCAGGTAATGTAAAGGACTATTGAAATACACATCTTCATCCCAATATCCTTTAGAATATTTTCCTAAATCATACAATCCGGACATAGCGATACATCCTCTGATCAATGATGGACGTTTAAAGAAAAGATTTGCTGCATGTAGGGCTCCAAAAGATGCACCACAGGTTATAATTGGTGTCTCCTGGCTTGTTCTGCCTTTGATAAAGGGCACTACTTCTTCATATACATATTGGTTGAATTGTTGATGGCGGATAGCTTTATGACGACCTTCCATTTTGTTGTTCAACCAACTTTCAGAATTGATACTGTTGATGGAATAAACTTTCACTTTTCCTGCATCTATATATTTTGCAAGCACATCAATCATTAGGAAACGTTCGTATTCCAAATAGTCTGCCGCAGCAGTCGGAAGCAGCAATAATGCAAAACCATGATGGCCGTATTCAACTATTTCCATCTGTTTATGTAAAGAAGGACTAAACCAGGATTGTATTTCTCTGTGCATATTTTTAATTTTTTGCCAAAGTAGAAGATTTTTATTTATCATAAAAATTATAAGCTGTTTTTTTACCAGACAAACGGAATATTGTATAATTCATAATATTATGCTCTGTACAGTTTACAGAAACTCCAAAGTATGAGTTTAAATCTTTCGTTTATTTAAATCTATTTCTGTACGAAGTCCTTATTATTATTTTTAGTTTATAAATATTTTATTTTCTTTGTATTCAAATGCAATAATTATGAATGAATCAGTAGTTCTGGTTGAAAAAAGAGAACAATTTGTAATACTAACTATCAACAGGCCGCAAGCAATGAATGCACTGAATGCAGATGTTCTGTCTTCTTTAAATACTTATTTTACAGACCATTATGAAGACAGTAATATAAAAGGAGTTATTATAACCGGGTCAGGCGAAAAAGCTTTTGTAGCGGGTGCTGACATTAAAGAGTTTGGTCATTTGAATGCATCAGCGGGAGTTGAGAAATCGAAGTATGGTCAGGACGTATTTTTCAAAATTGAAAGATTTCATGTACCTGTCATTGCCGCAGTAAATGGTTTTGCTTTGGGTGGAGGTTGCGAACTTGCAATGAGTTGCCACATACGTGTAGCCGGGTCACATGCAAGATTTGGTCAACCTGAAGTTAATCTGGGATTGGTACCCGGATATGGAGGCTCACAAAGACTTATTCAATTGATCGGAAAGGGAAAGGCCATTGAGATGTTGCTTACCGCTGATATGATGAAAGCAGATGAAGCATTGTCTTACGGACTGATAACACATATCACAGAACCTGGCAAAGAAGTAGAAAAAGCACTGGAAATTCTGCATAAAACAGCTGAAAAAGGACCACTTGCCATAACACAGGTTATAGCACTCGTCAATGCTTATTATGACAAAAACATCGATGGTTTTGAAAAAGAGTACTCCGATTTTGGTAAAACCATTGGCTCTGAAGATTCTAAAGAAGGTGCCGCTGCATTTGTTGAAAAAAGAACGCCCATGTTTAAGGGTAAATAATTCTCCTTTGAGATTTTTTGTCCAAATATTTGCTCACAAACATTACCTATTATGATTGATGACTACCAGATTTTCATCTGACTCATTGAGCAGAAATTGTGCTATTTCTGATGCAGCTTGAGCTTGTTCATTATATAATTGCTTTATACCTTCTTCATTCCAGTTTTTATTTACAAAATTAGTGTCAAAATTTCCTGAAATAAAATCCGGGTGTGACATCACAAATGCTCCGAAGTCAAGTGTTGACACGATACCTTCAATTTCATAATCACCGATAGCCATCTTCATTTTTTGTATGGCTGACTCTCTCGTATGGCCATGTACTGCCAGTTTTGCCAACATCGGATCATAAAAGACAGGAATTTGCATTCCTTCAGAAATACCATTATCCACTCTGACCCCATCACCTTCAGGAATTCTGTATTTGTTCAACAGACCGATACTTGGCATAAAGTTGTCATAAGGGTCTTCAGCATAAATTCTCAATTCTATGGAATGTCCGTTTATGGATAGATCTTCCTGTTTTATATTTAAAATTTCTCCGCGGGCTATTTTGATTTGTTGTTCGACCAGATCAATTCCGGTTATCATCTCTGTCACCGGATGCTCTACCTGAAGTCTGGTATTCATTTCCAGGAAGTAAAAATTCAGATTTTCATCTAAAAGAAATTCGACAGTACCGGCACCTTCATAATTACAGGCTTTGGCCACCATTACGGCTGCTTCACCCATTGCTTTTCTGATTTCAGGAGTTAAAACGCTACTTGGGGCTTCTTCGACCACTTTCTGATGTCTGCGCTGAATGCTGCATTCCCTTTCGAATAAATAAAGCACATTTCCATGTTGATCAGCCAAGACCTGAATTTCAATATGCCTTGGTTTTGTGATGTATTTTTCAATAAATACGGACCCATCTCCAAATGCAGATGTTGCTTCATTGATAGCTAACTGAACCTGTTCAGCAATATTTTCTTTTTTGTCCACAATACGCATCCCTTTTCCACCACCTCCCGCTGCGGCTTTGATGAGAATCGGATAGCCAATTTGATTACCCACAGCGATGGCTTCTTCTGTATTTATCAAAGCGGATTCTGTTCCGGGTACCATAGGAATTCCAAAGGCTTTTACTGCATCTTTAGCAGCTAATTTATTTCCCATTATTTCCATAGAACGGGCAGAAGGGCCTATCAGTTTGATACCTGCTTTTTCCAATGCCAATGCAAAAACAGGATTTTCACTTAGAAAACCATAACCCGGATGGATAGCATCTACCTGAAATTTTTTGGCTATTTCTATTATCTTTTTCTGATTGAGATAAGAATCAGACGATGCAGAAGCACCAACATGAACAGCAATATCAGCTTCCAGCGTATGTAATGCTTTTTTGTCCGCATCTGAATACACTGCTACGGATTCAATGCCTAATTTTCTTAAGGTTCTGATGACTCTGCATGCAATTTCACCCCTATTTGCTATCAGTACTCTCTTCATTCAATTATTTTTTGTGAAAATCTTATAATTCATACTATGAAAATCAGAAGACTAATGGTTAATTAATATAAAATCCCTACAATGGTGGCTGAAATAAGGGAAGCTAAAGTTCCGCCAAGTACAGCCTTCATTCCAAATTCTGAAAGTGTTTTTCTTTGTCCCGGTGCCAGCGAGCCGATACCACCAATTTGGATTCCGATGCTTGCAAAATTTGCAAATCCACATAACATATAAGTAGCCATAATAACTGATTTTTGAGAGCTTAAATGTATTGCGTTAGCAGTATTTTTTAGTTCGGCCAATTGGACATACCCTACAAATTCACTTGCTGCCAGTTTTATACCCAATAATTGGCCCATCAACATCATATCTTCACGAGCAACTCCTATCAGCCACATCAAGG
The genomic region above belongs to Saprospiraceae bacterium and contains:
- a CDS encoding GNAT family N-acetyltransferase, which codes for MMEIIYKVANSNTELQEILVLQKENLRKTKSAEEEAKEGFVTVCHDLELLQEMNEKAGHVIGLHQGRVVAYALTMTKDFKNKIPVLVPMFEMIDNLVFQNQRIGDYTYLVMGQVCIEKNFRGKGIFNELYQTYFKHYKGNYDFIITEIAARNTRSLKAHLNIGFQIIHEYHETGMEDWVVVGY
- a CDS encoding esterase, translating into MHREIQSWFSPSLHKQMEIVEYGHHGFALLLLPTAAADYLEYERFLMIDVLAKYIDAGKVKVYSINSINSESWLNNKMEGRHKAIRHQQFNQYVYEEVVPFIKGRTSQETPIITCGASFGALHAANLFFKRPSLIRGCIAMSGLYDLGKYSKGYWDEDVYFNSPLHYLNDLQDEWHLNMIRSSGHIHILTGSGDYEDPSGSRYLSGVLSHKGIPHDLDIWGYDIKHDWPTWRAMLPYLMETKF
- a CDS encoding enoyl-CoA hydratase/isomerase family protein translates to MNESVVLVEKREQFVILTINRPQAMNALNADVLSSLNTYFTDHYEDSNIKGVIITGSGEKAFVAGADIKEFGHLNASAGVEKSKYGQDVFFKIERFHVPVIAAVNGFALGGGCELAMSCHIRVAGSHARFGQPEVNLGLVPGYGGSQRLIQLIGKGKAIEMLLTADMMKADEALSYGLITHITEPGKEVEKALEILHKTAEKGPLAITQVIALVNAYYDKNIDGFEKEYSDFGKTIGSEDSKEGAAAFVEKRTPMFKGK
- a CDS encoding acetyl-CoA carboxylase biotin carboxylase subunit, whose protein sequence is MKRVLIANRGEIACRVIRTLRKLGIESVAVYSDADKKALHTLEADIAVHVGASASSDSYLNQKKIIEIAKKFQVDAIHPGYGFLSENPVFALALEKAGIKLIGPSARSMEIMGNKLAAKDAVKAFGIPMVPGTESALINTEEAIAVGNQIGYPILIKAAAGGGGKGMRIVDKKENIAEQVQLAINEATSAFGDGSVFIEKYITKPRHIEIQVLADQHGNVLYLFERECSIQRRHQKVVEEAPSSVLTPEIRKAMGEAAVMVAKACNYEGAGTVEFLLDENLNFYFLEMNTRLQVEHPVTEMITGIDLVEQQIKIARGEILNIKQEDLSINGHSIELRIYAEDPYDNFMPSIGLLNKYRIPEGDGVRVDNGISEGMQIPVFYDPMLAKLAVHGHTRESAIQKMKMAIGDYEIEGIVSTLDFGAFVMSHPDFISGNFDTNFVNKNWNEEGIKQLYNEQAQAASEIAQFLLNESDENLVVINHNR